The window TTTTGAGATAGAACTCCGGTTCCGGTGCCGGGCCGTGTCCGCCAAGAATGAAGTAAGGCCTGTTTTTGGACTTGTTGATTGCTTCAGCGGCCGCGAGGGTCTTTCTGTACTGGTAGTATCCAGCAATAGTGCTGTATCCGATGACGTCGAACTTGTTTTCATCCAGGTATTCCGTGAGATGTTCGTCCGGATAGTGGTGGAAGTCCTGGCTGTAAATGACAACCTCATGGCCTGCTTCTCTAAGGACAGAAGCGATGTAGCCGAGTCCCATGGGGAAGTGATGTGTATCGGAAAGATTGTCGTATACTACTAGCAAGATTTTCATTTGTGGCCTCGTGTATTGAGAATGGCGCTTTTTAATTAAGAAATATCTTGGCGTGGATAGCAGTTTAAGGGGGACGTGTCTATAACGTGTGCTGGTAGCCGACTGCATTATGAGATGGGGTGTGGTTGAAGTTTGTACAATTTTCTTGTACAACCATGTGCATGCTTGCACAGTTATTTGCCTCAAAAACCAGAATCAGGGTTCTGTTGAAGTTGTTCTTGAATCCAGAAGTGTCCTGTTATCTCAGGGAATTGGCTTCTGAGTTCGAGTTGTCCCCCAACTCGTTGAAGGTTGAGCTCGATAATTTGAGTGAAGCCGGATACCTCGTTCGAGAGCAGAGTGGGCGCTCGGTGTATTTCAGAGCGAACAAGAAGCATCCTTTTTTCCCGGAAGTGTCTTCGATTGTTCGAAAGTCTCTAGGGATAGATAAGCTGATTGATGAGGTTATCAAAAGCCTTGGCAGCGTCGAGGCTGCATACATCCTTGACGACTATGCAGTCGGCAAGGATTCGGGGCTTATCGATGTCCTCGTTGTCGGTGATATCAATAGAGAGAGACTGAACGAGCTACGTGGGATCGTGGAAGGCAAAATCAGCCGTAAGGTTCGAGTAATGGAC of the Pseudodesulfovibrio sp. zrk46 genome contains:
- a CDS encoding winged helix-turn-helix domain-containing protein; translation: MLAQLFASKTRIRVLLKLFLNPEVSCYLRELASEFELSPNSLKVELDNLSEAGYLVREQSGRSVYFRANKKHPFFPEVSSIVRKSLGIDKLIDEVIKSLGSVEAAYILDDYAVGKDSGLIDVLVVGDINRERLNELRGIVEGKISRKVRVMDVTPEDFEASRDVFLKRPNWKVV